A genomic stretch from Kogia breviceps isolate mKogBre1 chromosome 1, mKogBre1 haplotype 1, whole genome shotgun sequence includes:
- the EFNA4 gene encoding ephrin-A4 isoform X3 produces the protein MRLQPLLRTVLWAALLSSPLRGGCGLRHEVYWNSSNPRLLRGDAVVELGLKDYLDIFCPHYEGPGPPEGPETFALYMVDWPGYEACRAEGPGAFKRWECSLPFAPFGPVRFSEKIQRFTPFSLGFEFLPGETYYYISVPTPESPGQCLRLQVSVCCKEDTDPSCHPQEPEPSQDSLEEGPCPLPELGGPSQTDKME, from the exons ATGCGGCTGCAGCCCCTGCTGCGGACTGTCCTCTGGGCCGCGCTCCTCAGCTCCCCTCTGCGAGGGGGCTGTGGCCTCCGCCACGAGGTCTACTGGAACTCCAGTAACCCCAG GCTGCTTCGAGGAGACGCCGTGGTGGAGCTGGGCCTCAAGGATTACCTAGACATCTTCTGCCCACACTATGAGGGTCCAGGGCCCCCTGAGGGCCCTGAGACATTTGCGTTATACATGGTGGACTGGCCAGGCTATGAGGCCTGCCGGGCTGAGGGGCCGGGTGCCTTCAAGCGCTGGGAGTGCTCCCTGCCTTTCGCTCCCTTTGGCCCTGTTCGATTCTCAGAGAAGATTCAGCGCTTCACGCCCTTCTCCCTTGGCTTCGAATTCTTGCCTGGAGAGACCTACTACTACATCT CAGTGCCAACTCCGGAGAGTCCTGGCCAGTGCTTGAGGCTCCAGGTGTCTGTCTGCTGCAAGGAGGACA CGGACCCTTCCTGCCACCCCCAGGAACCAGAGCCCTCCCAAGACTCCCTGGAGGAGGGCCCCTGCCCCCTACCTGAGCTGGGAGGGCCAAGCCAGACAGACAAGATGGAATAG
- the EFNA4 gene encoding ephrin-A4 isoform X1, translating into MRLQPLLRTVLWAALLSSPLRGGCGLRHEVYWNSSNPRLLRGDAVVELGLKDYLDIFCPHYEGPGPPEGPETFALYMVDWPGYEACRAEGPGAFKRWECSLPFAPFGPVRFSEKIQRFTPFSLGFEFLPGETYYYISVPTPESPGQCLRLQVSVCCKEDKPESAHPVGSPGESGTSGWQGGATPSPLCLLLLLLLPILRLLRVL; encoded by the exons ATGCGGCTGCAGCCCCTGCTGCGGACTGTCCTCTGGGCCGCGCTCCTCAGCTCCCCTCTGCGAGGGGGCTGTGGCCTCCGCCACGAGGTCTACTGGAACTCCAGTAACCCCAG GCTGCTTCGAGGAGACGCCGTGGTGGAGCTGGGCCTCAAGGATTACCTAGACATCTTCTGCCCACACTATGAGGGTCCAGGGCCCCCTGAGGGCCCTGAGACATTTGCGTTATACATGGTGGACTGGCCAGGCTATGAGGCCTGCCGGGCTGAGGGGCCGGGTGCCTTCAAGCGCTGGGAGTGCTCCCTGCCTTTCGCTCCCTTTGGCCCTGTTCGATTCTCAGAGAAGATTCAGCGCTTCACGCCCTTCTCCCTTGGCTTCGAATTCTTGCCTGGAGAGACCTACTACTACATCT CAGTGCCAACTCCGGAGAGTCCTGGCCAGTGCTTGAGGCTCCAGGTGTCTGTCTGCTGCAAGGAGGACA AGCCTGAGTCAGCCCATCCTGTTGGGAGCCCTGGAGAGAGTGGCACGTCAGGGTGGCAAGGGGGGGCCACTCCCAGCCCCCTCTGtctcttgctgctgctgctgctcccaaTTCTGCGTCTCCTGAGAGTTCTCTGA
- the EFNA4 gene encoding ephrin-A4 isoform X2 gives MRLQPLLRTVLWAALLSSPLRGGCGLRHEVYWNSSNPRLLRGDAVVELGLKDYLDIFCPHYEGPGPPEGPETFALYMVDWPGYEACRAEGPGAFKRWECSLPFAPFGPVRFSEKIQRFTPFSLGFEFLPGETYYYILPTPESPGQCLRLQVSVCCKEDKPESAHPVGSPGESGTSGWQGGATPSPLCLLLLLLLPILRLLRVL, from the exons ATGCGGCTGCAGCCCCTGCTGCGGACTGTCCTCTGGGCCGCGCTCCTCAGCTCCCCTCTGCGAGGGGGCTGTGGCCTCCGCCACGAGGTCTACTGGAACTCCAGTAACCCCAG GCTGCTTCGAGGAGACGCCGTGGTGGAGCTGGGCCTCAAGGATTACCTAGACATCTTCTGCCCACACTATGAGGGTCCAGGGCCCCCTGAGGGCCCTGAGACATTTGCGTTATACATGGTGGACTGGCCAGGCTATGAGGCCTGCCGGGCTGAGGGGCCGGGTGCCTTCAAGCGCTGGGAGTGCTCCCTGCCTTTCGCTCCCTTTGGCCCTGTTCGATTCTCAGAGAAGATTCAGCGCTTCACGCCCTTCTCCCTTGGCTTCGAATTCTTGCCTGGAGAGACCTACTACTACATCT TGCCAACTCCGGAGAGTCCTGGCCAGTGCTTGAGGCTCCAGGTGTCTGTCTGCTGCAAGGAGGACA AGCCTGAGTCAGCCCATCCTGTTGGGAGCCCTGGAGAGAGTGGCACGTCAGGGTGGCAAGGGGGGGCCACTCCCAGCCCCCTCTGtctcttgctgctgctgctgctcccaaTTCTGCGTCTCCTGAGAGTTCTCTGA
- the EFNA3 gene encoding ephrin-A3 isoform X2, with the protein MAAAPLLLLLLLVPVPLLPLLAQGPGGALGNRHAVYWNSSNQHLRREGYTVQVNVNDYLDIYCPHYNSSGVGPGAGPGPGGGAEQYVLYMVSRAGYRTCNATQGFKRWECNRPHAPHSPIKFSEKFQRYSAFSLGYEFHAGHEYYYISTPTHNLHWKCLRMKVFVCCASKDFEGENPQVPKLEKSISGTSPKREHLPLAMGIALFLMTLLAS; encoded by the exons ATGGCGGCGGctccactgctgctgctgctgctgcttgtgCCCGTGCCGCTGCTGCCGCTGCTGGCCCAAGGGCCCGGGGGGGCGCTGGGAAACCGGCATGCGGTGTACTGGAACAGCTCCAACCAGCA CCTGCGGCGAGAGGGCTACACGGTGCAGGTGAATGTGAACGATTATTTGGATATTTACTGCCCGCACTACAACAGCTCAGGGGTGggcccgggggcggggccagggcccGGAGGCGGGGCGGAGCAGTACGTGCTGTATATGGTGAGCCGGGCAGGCTACCGCACCTGCAACGCCACCCAAGGCTTCAAGCGCTGGGAGTGCAACCGACCGCACGCTCCCCACAGCCCCATCAAGTTCTCGGAGAAGTTCCAGCGCTACAGCGCCTTCTCTCTGGGCTACGAGTTCCACGCGGGCCACGAGTACTACTACATCT CCACGCCCACCCACAATCTGCACTGGAAGTGTCTGAGGATGAAGGTGTTTGTCTGCTGCGCCTCCA AAGACTTTGAAGGAGAGAACCCCCAGGTGCCCAAGCTTGAGAAGAGCATCAGCGGGACCAGCCCCAAGCGGGAACACCTGCCCCTGGCGATGGGCATCGCCCTCTTCCTTATGACACTCTTGGCCTCCtag
- the EFNA3 gene encoding ephrin-A3 isoform X1 — protein MAAAPLLLLLLLVPVPLLPLLAQGPGGALGNRHAVYWNSSNQHLRREGYTVQVNVNDYLDIYCPHYNSSGVGPGAGPGPGGGAEQYVLYMVSRAGYRTCNATQGFKRWECNRPHAPHSPIKFSEKFQRYSAFSLGYEFHAGHEYYYISTPTHNLHWKCLRMKVFVCCASTSHSGEKPVPTLPQFTMGPNVKINVLEDFEGENPQVPKLEKSISGTSPKREHLPLAMGIALFLMTLLAS, from the exons ATGGCGGCGGctccactgctgctgctgctgctgcttgtgCCCGTGCCGCTGCTGCCGCTGCTGGCCCAAGGGCCCGGGGGGGCGCTGGGAAACCGGCATGCGGTGTACTGGAACAGCTCCAACCAGCA CCTGCGGCGAGAGGGCTACACGGTGCAGGTGAATGTGAACGATTATTTGGATATTTACTGCCCGCACTACAACAGCTCAGGGGTGggcccgggggcggggccagggcccGGAGGCGGGGCGGAGCAGTACGTGCTGTATATGGTGAGCCGGGCAGGCTACCGCACCTGCAACGCCACCCAAGGCTTCAAGCGCTGGGAGTGCAACCGACCGCACGCTCCCCACAGCCCCATCAAGTTCTCGGAGAAGTTCCAGCGCTACAGCGCCTTCTCTCTGGGCTACGAGTTCCACGCGGGCCACGAGTACTACTACATCT CCACGCCCACCCACAATCTGCACTGGAAGTGTCTGAGGATGAAGGTGTTTGTCTGCTGCGCCTCCA CATCGCACTCCGGGGAGAAGCCGGTCCCCACTCTCCCCCAGTTCACCATGGGCCCCAATGTGAAGATCAACGTGCTGG AAGACTTTGAAGGAGAGAACCCCCAGGTGCCCAAGCTTGAGAAGAGCATCAGCGGGACCAGCCCCAAGCGGGAACACCTGCCCCTGGCGATGGGCATCGCCCTCTTCCTTATGACACTCTTGGCCTCCtag